AATATAAAAGTGATATTCTTCTGTTCCTTATTTCCCAAACCCGGAATAAAATCTAGGAACTAATAAGTCGGTcgtattttttaatatatcttttttaagtCACGGCCTTTCCATTGTTTCTGTTTAGATATCTTGTCTGAGATATTTTAGTACATTTCAGAAAGCTGTATCGAGGCAGTCGGAGTTATTCCCCTTCAAACAGTTTTACGTTACAATCATAACACAAATAGAGTGACCGCTTCATTTATGACATTTGAATAATTTGACTTTTCATTTATTACTCATATGAACGCACTGAATATAAAAATCCAATAAAACTGAAAATGACTATTTATAATGTATATAAACCACGTAATAAGAAAATCATCAAGTACTCAATAGCGAATAAATACTTTGAACTTCCTGCCATTGTAGAAAGTATGCCAATATATGATAGTAATTCGCTCAGGTAgttcaatttaaataaatatttaaagacCGTCCAAGTCATTAAATAAACGTGTATTGAAATATAAAGTCCTTGACACGGGTGATTCAGCATAGCGGGAAGAAGATATAAAAAAAGCGCGGGTGTTGTCTGAAAACAAATATACCATATTTACCACAATATCCGATCCTTATGATATTTCTGATGACAGGATCAGTTCACTTGGTACTCTAAATGAAGTTTTAATAAAGTTTTGTTTAGTTTATTAAGTGTCAAAGTTGTACCGGTACCCTTATATTTACAGTTAACCCAGTACAGATTGTTTGTCATCTTTTTGAATGTACCTTTATTATGTTTTGATGTTTATAGTTCAGCTGGCTTAACCTCATTAGCATGCTTCAGATTTCGTTAAAAGCAGTGTTTGTTTGTGTTTAATCGTTCGTCTTTGACAACAATACAGTCTAACAATCAACCGGTCAATATATTAGTTTTTATCTATTTGGAATAAATAGAATATCAAGATATAGAATTTACGCATGTTCTTATCTTAATCCGGCTCATATCAGTACTTAAGATAGTGGTTATAATTGTTTTGAGTGCAGTCAACAGCTAAACTTCTTGTCAATTTTGCTTTGACAGCTAATCCTAACTTTCTGTTTATACAATTAATTACACAATTAATCAACCATAAGATAGTATTAGGAGTTGTAAAATATTTCGACAGATGGCTGACACCACCCACTTTTAGTGGCATGACCCCTGTCGTGTCTCTACTGGGTATAAAGTTCTCTCGAAAGGATTTTACAAGTGTCATGGTCACTGTTCTCCGTGTGTACGTAATCGCCTTTCCCCTCCAGTACATCTatctattgatatttttatcaagAATTGATAAGTTGTCTGATCAACTTTCCCCTTGGGTTATCATAAGTTAACAGCATTGCTATTTGCTTTTCGTTCGTATTTGTTAACATAAAACATCCTTTTCCGTGCTTCGCTGCCACAAGAATACCTCTGGCGTCAAGATTTTGAATCGTTGTTTTCTTGCATATACTGCacctatgtttttgtttttcgtgTATTTTTCACTAACAAATAGTACTGTTTGTACCGAATAACTCAATCGTATGTTTAAGTTGTTTTCAAAACCTCGATAAATCATAACGAACATCACGTTCGCTGGTCCTTTTGCATATGCATATATGTTTGTTATTGTACATGTTTAATATGtttgtttataataattttaGTACGTGTTCTATTTCAAGATTTAGCGTCCACCATTGGTGACTTCTGCATCTGACTGACTGCAATACCTCGCTCAAATTTTACTGTTAGCCAAGACTCTACTCATCCAATAGCATTATTTCAGCAAATTGTGTATAGTCCACCCCTGGTAATTGGATCACCAATATATCTAAGTTGTTCATGTGACACATATTATTTTATGCTTTATTTACCATGTAATTTTGATACCCTTCTCATGTGTTTGTAAATTAAAACACGTCTTTTGTCAAAGATTCCAGGCATTGAAAATTCTATATTTCTACTCTGTGTTCTAGTCGTAGGGTCTCTTTTGGAAATACAATGTCCATGCCTGTGTTGTGTACTTCAAAAGCAGCAGAAGTTTTACTATTTAGTggtatctttttctttgtttacaatgttttttatttgctcgtTTGTTGTGGTTTTTATTTGTAGCATACACAGTGAAGTATTGTAGAACACTTTATTAAATCATTGTTCATTTATAACCACTGTGAACGATCGGAATAGATacacaagaagatgtggtatgagtgcctatgagacaactcttcgtCCAAGtcaccattataagtcaaagtacgttcttggctcacatcgaacagcaagccaTAAAAGGCACaaaaaactactagtgtaaaaccattcaaacgggaaaaccaacgatctaatctatgtAAAATGAGAAACACCTATGACAATCACATCAACAAACACTTAATAaagattttgctcattgttgaagtataCACGTATGGTGcccaatactttttttaaattctcgTCATGTGGTtttaatggatagttgtctcattggcaatctacCTACCCCATCTCGTtggtttataatttaaaaaaaaatcaaaacagaaaacgAATGGGTCAAAAActcaaacataatttttttttctgtgttcgTGACACCGATTATGTACTACTCAGAGAAATATCACGAATGTCTACATCCTGTAAATTAGATTTGATTAAAATTGTATACAGTATTTAAAATGTCCTTTTAACAATTTAGGAAATCTTCTAAAATCGATGTGTACGTGATATTTGTTAATTTTGGAGTAATGTATTATTGTCCACTAATTATATATTTGACTAATGTACTAGAAACTTCAAACCGTTCCCAATGCGTGTAGGTAAAGATTTACTACTTCCGCAGTTGTAAAATAATGGTTTTATATGTCTGCACAAACATATGCATAGTATATATGTTTTCATACTGGTTCAGCGATCCGTAGCGCACATGCTGTAAGCTAATGTAGGTCGGgctatgaatatatatatctcaGAAATGACAGGTGTGATTGACAGAAAAGGGAGGCGCTTAAAAGGTAAACAAACCAGTCTAGGTAAGCGTGTAGTGTActataaataaacaagataaatGCATTTGTGTATTAGAAATTGTTGTATTTTTTCTACAACATAACATGGAAAATGACATACAAATAAAGAATTTGCGAATGTCATTATGTACAATATTGGCCATCAATGCCAGATATTATTATCGTTGGTAATggtatcaaatatatatatgtaaaacaattgagaaaacatttatataataataacaaataaGTCACTTTTTATATAGCACAAATAAATAACCTCTTTCTATAAACACCCCTTCTCGCATTCTGtacaaaaaactttcaaaattcaGCATCCCTCCAAACTTGACTGGCTTTACAGTGAAAAAAGTATTAATAAAATTGTTCAAACGCTTGCACTGAGGTCATAGCAGAATCTCATTTCTTTCTTTATCattgcaaaatttacaaaaatatggaAGCTGTAATACTTCTgacttacaaaaaaatatatatttacacaatTTGAGTCCCTGCAATTTCATGGAATATAAAGTTGATGAATTTTTCATATAATGAAGGATGAAAAAATGAGTGAACCACAAGTTAAAATGAAAAAGATCTATACCTGGGTTAAACAGCTACTATCGTTATACAATAATCCCATTTTGTGAAAATTTCGAATGCCTGAATCTGATATGCATAGAAACTATATAATGCGGTTATAATATATGATGTCACACCActtatttacaattttcacaactcgttatttcaaaaatgaatataaaatgatataattttattcaaacacACTTATTATACTGGTCCTCAAAAAAATCTCTCGACAGTTGTTCCTCCCATTAACAAATTCATCACTTCAAAAGTAATTTGCACATCGTCCCGTTATAAAGCACATTTTATACTTAATGAGCAGCAATTGAACCTAGCACACCTATGTCCAACCATTCACTTTCAAGACCAATCATTTCCGATACTTCGGGTGTGGAATAGTCTGGGAATTCAAAATGTGATCCGTTACTTGACGTGGATGATGCACTACTAGATATATTGTTATTTTGAATGTCTCCAAAATTTGAAAAGTCAGCGTCAGTAAGTTTGCTCAAGTCTAAATTTCCAAGTTCCATTTGCCAATTTGTAGGCAGTTGTAACACATCCGTTAGATTGTCCAAATCAGCAAGTGAGGATCCATCTCCCTGAGAAACattgttgttatttgtttgatttataatATACTGAGTTTGTGGTCCTTTTGAAGGTTCTTCCTGAGGCGAGGCAGCTGGTGTGTCGTAGATTTCTTCGGGATAGAAACTGGTGGATTCAGGCGTTGGTGGGGAATAAATGCTGGGACTGGACGGTACTTTCGCGGGTGGTGTCAGTTGGCAAGACGATACTGGAACGGCACGGCTTGCTTTAATACTGTCTTTAAACTTTTTGTCGATTGTTAATCTGAGTTTTATACGACTGTGTGAATTATTGTCCATTTCAAATTCATTGTGAATAAAATTCTTAGCAGCAATTTTCTGTTTACTTCTCTCACTTCGACTTTTGGAAAGAGTAGATTTTGAAATCTTACCCGAGTCATTTTTGGTGACAGGCTTTGCCTTCTTCCGTGGACGGTACTTGTAATCTGGGTACTCTTGCATGTGAAGTAAGCGTAATCTTTCAGCCTCCTCGATGTATGGTTGGCGATCAGTTTCATTCAGCAACTTCCAGCGTTTTCCGAGTCTTTTGGAAATCTCAGCATTGTGCATGTCTGGAGAAACTTCAGCGATTCTCCTTCTTTCAATCTGGGACCAAACCATAAAAGCGTTCATAGGTCTTTTCACATGATTTGAAGCTTTTTTGCACTGAGTAGCATCCGAGTATGGTGTGTGTGTGTTAGGGTCAATCATCTGAGACCCAAACACTGAAGATCCTGTAATGTTCTGAGGCACCATGTTGATAATaaataatatcacaaaaatatatCACTCAAATATCCAAAATATATTAATAATCCAGTTTAACGTGTAAGCCTTCTTACGAAGGACTTCCACAAATTATATGACAATATTTTACTGCTGAACACTTTTTAAATTCTGTGTTCAAAATCTCAGTCGATCGGTTTTATGTGCccttttttcttttgatcttcCAATATCCAATCAGAGTTAAGCTATCTATTTCAACTCCGCCTCCAGGCGTGGTTTATCACGGTTCAGAATTGTACTAAATTTATGTGTACCGTTGTTAAAGAGCCAGCTAGTCTGATTACaaataatattaattaacaacttgacaataaacaaatatacatatatttttgaatataCATATTAAATTTAGTTGTTACTAGCCAGAAATCGAATACTTGTAATATCATTATGTTTTCATTGATCTAATTTGCATAATAGTATAAACAGTGAGTATAAAGAAGATAAAAAGACGgtacaaaaaaaaactactaaaaaaagttcaaaaattatttaaaactttttcaagtcATGAACAAGCAATATTCCAAaagttatttttgataaaaagagaTACTGAAATATTTTAGATAATCTACAGATCCTCTGGGAATTAAGTTACAATCAACCAAATTACAGCATATCTTAGTTATCGCTACAAAGCTAACACATCTTGCGGGCCAAATCTAGAACCTGGGATATGACTCATTTTCTACTTGAAGTGAGAAGTTGCAGAACATTTTCATTTCATGCAAATCTTTGTATGTTTTGACTTTGAGGATTAGTTTGTAGCCATGCAAACGAGGTTTAGTAACACTAAGCTCACAGAAACATCATACTGGCACTAAGTTCGTGGGAAAAGATATGGAATATACCAAATTACAGTAGAAATGTTATCCCAAGGCAAATTACGGCACGCGACTTGTTCTAATTTACATTTCAAAGAGCACACGCAACGCATTTTTGCGCACGTGTCTATTTAAATTGGAAATAGGTTCTGAACGAATCAAATGTCATTTTCTTTCCATTAAATTAAAATCATGTGATTGAATCTATTAAAACTTAGACGCGTGGTATTGGTAGTTATTTGTAAGTCAAATAAGATTTATTTATCCCTACTTTCAATAATAATATCGACGAAATGAGTAAATAAGACAAACCTAAGAAAATATCACCCCGACAGATGGCAATATTTTCGTGGGAATTTCAAACAAAGGGTTTAAATCGTTTTTCATGTTGATAAGTGTATACATAACTGTTAAATATTACCACCGGACACTAATTATTACGTATCAAGATTTAATAAAAAGTCCAATAACAGTTATAGGAAaacaagaaagaaagaaaagagtatatatatataggcttCATGGCTTCTTATTAGGTCAAGATGCAGGGTTGAGCAAAGGATAATCATTATCGTCCTCAAACAGAATTATATGATAGAATAAGTTAAAACTTTTAAGGTTTTCTAAGTTTTAATGACGTCACTGACAGGTGCAGGACACGGTGTCAATTTATTAAATGATGGACTAAGGCACGCGACAGACGACAGCTGTTAAAAGTAATTGACCAATCACAGGGTCCAGCGACATACGCcagatttatcaaaatattttcaaaataaatctcttcttttgatatgaaaatttttATCTATTCTTATTCAAGCTCAAAGGTAATTTAATATATCAACATAAATTTCTTACAATTGAACTAGAATGTTTtcaatataacaacaaaaagCCCTTACTTGATCTAAAcaagattttaaatattatttttaaaacttccGAGGTTGATGTAAACAGAGTACATGCAAGACTCACCTAAATGGATGACAAGTCTAATCTTACTATAGTTTTCGGCAGACTGAGTAGAGGGACAGATACGTTCGCACCGGTGTTTAGAACAATTTctaaactttttttattgttatttaaataatcagaaaaaaacaaaccACTGTTACACATTTTTTATTCTCAAAGGTTGAACAAGTCATGGGCAAAATAAACAGAATAGAAGCCCACATGAACCGACTGTTCATGCATATATTACGTAGTCCCAGGTTTAATTTAGGTTTCAATGATGCTTTTAAATAGATGTTGTAAAGGTGCAAAATGTTCATGGTGGTCTCAACTAAATTCAATtccaatttactttttttttttggtgtaggCACGCGTGAATAAACTAACGGTCTTCTGTAATTTAAAGGAGCACGCGACAAATACTCTTTCAATTTACACTATGTTGTAAAAGTTCACCTGGTAACGGGTTTGTTATATTTTCCTAACTGCCAAAAACACCTGCCTTAACCATACCACACCGCTAAGTCAAACACGGACTGGGTTCAATTTGGACTAATTTGTCTTAGCCACCATCTGTCGCCTCGACAGAAACACTTTGATTTTGACGACTGTTTTTCGCGaaaatttgtataatttgtttaaaCCAGATGTCGGGTAGGCTTTTGATCTATAATGTATGTAATTTTCATTTCGTGaaaaatttatgaatatttaatgaatatttaatttaAGTAAATAGTATTTTATTACCCGAAAGCCCATATACGGTAATTGAGTAGTTATTATCAAATGTTGCAC
This sequence is a window from Mytilus edulis chromosome 1, xbMytEdul2.2, whole genome shotgun sequence. Protein-coding genes within it:
- the LOC139488218 gene encoding transcription factor SOX-11-like, which gives rise to MVPQNITGSSVFGSQMIDPNTHTPYSDATQCKKASNHVKRPMNAFMVWSQIERRRIAEVSPDMHNAEISKRLGKRWKLLNETDRQPYIEEAERLRLLHMQEYPDYKYRPRKKAKPVTKNDSGKISKSTLSKSRSERSKQKIAAKNFIHNEFEMDNNSHSRIKLRLTIDKKFKDSIKASRAVPVSSCQLTPPAKVPSSPSIYSPPTPESTSFYPEEIYDTPAASPQEEPSKGPQTQYIINQTNNNNVSQGDGSSLADLDNLTDVLQLPTNWQMELGNLDLSKLTDADFSNFGDIQNNNISSSASSTSSNGSHFEFPDYSTPEVSEMIGLESEWLDIGVLGSIAAH